One Primulina eburnea isolate SZY01 chromosome 4, ASM2296580v1, whole genome shotgun sequence genomic window, TTCTCTAGAATCAGTATATATTATACAATATTTCGTCATAGTATAACTaacaaaaaatgatatttttgtggTGAAAAATATTACGTtagacataaaaagtaatatttttcgtTGGTCGGATCGGACCgaagactcgtctcacaaaattgaatcATCATATAATGTCAaaataggtttttttttttttttttttttttttttttactatatgAGTTTCGTGAAGGTAAAAAAATTTCTTGCTCACTCTCCTTTAGAacatgagtgagtctcatgtgagaccgtctcacagatcataattagtgagacgggtcaaccatacccatattcacaataaaaagtaatactcttagcataaaaagtaatactttttcatgggtgacccaaataagatatctgtctcacaaatacgacccgtgagaccgtctaacacaagtttttgccttagaACATACTAACAGTGAAGCACATCTTAATTTATTTGTGTAGCACACCATTTTTAGTGCCACTGTATTTACAATTGCAATAACTTTTTTCACTTAAATTGTAAACCAAAATATCCAGGGACCGTGATGTAATTAAATTATAGACTTATTTCACGCTATAATATTTTCATTGTTTCAATAGTTATGGATGAAACTTTGAATCGAATTTATGCTTACCGggcaaattattattattttgagtaagtctcttgtaaGACAGtcttacgaatttttatctgtgagacgggtcaaccttatcgatattcacaataaaaagtaatactatagcataaaattaatattttttcatggatgacccaaataaaagatctgtatcacaaaatacgactcgtgagaccgtctcacacaaattttgacTATTAGTTTTAGAATACAtgacaaattaattaaaatatcatgtaaaacattttaaaatatttgtcaaTTTCTATTTCAGTTAAAATCTTATGAggcttaaaataaattaagcaTGTCTTTTAAAAAGATCATCCCAacttataattaattagtatcAATTAAATTATATTCGGAATAACCAAAAATATCTTGGTATCTAAAATCATCCTCCAAATCGAACTAGTTTATACAGCTATTTTGAATTAactaaaaaaaaagaattataaAAGACAAGAAATGTATATTCAGATAGctagaaaatttgaaatataaaatatcCTTCCATCACATATATTGTTTATGTATCGTACCTATTTATGTGCCAATGGTTGAGGTGATACACTCACCTGATGatacaattttgatatatttcaaTATATTTACTAGACGAGTCGGCGATTAACACAACGATTGACACGATATATGAGCGTTGTATCAAAATTGTCtgacattattttttaaaaaatacatattaaaaattatagacGATCACCTctcatgcattttaaaaaaataaactttgATAAACATTACTAACTCCTCCCTCATATATAATTACATTAAAATAGTTAAAATAAGTTGTCTATAAATAAAATGTAACGAATTTTTAGTCCAAATTAAAATCGTTTTATTGAAAAATCAGAACACGAGATCATTAATATGTGTCGGGGGACAAAGATTgaaactttattttatttttggaagtTTTTAATTTCTATATCTTACTtataataaaatgaaaaatgtacAGTCAAATCGAGTTAATTCACGCCTCTGGGTTTCGGCTCAGGTTGCTCGAACCAAAATCGGAAACCCTAATCCCAATCCTTGGATTTTGGTTCACTTTCCTTACGCTAGGCACTGGATTATTCCCTTGCGTATTATTCTTCGATGATTCGCAGTGGAGTTATCTGAATTCGAGGGATCGAGTGGTGAGTTTACTTACAGTTACAGTTACAGTTACAGTTCTTCCTTCTAGGATTAGCATGTTTTCTGCATAGTCGCATCAATTTGTGAAGTATATAATGCATGAGCTGTATGATTCCCCGTCATCTACTTTTGAAACTCAAAAATCAAAAGAGAGTTTGTTAGatgagattttaaatgtttatataattttatcgtatatatattttactatattttagatgagatgtttgtataattttagattgaaatgtttattttaaatgttttcttCCCCAggttgcttgcagaagtggaATTTGAGTTATTTTCAATGGAGACCGTGGTCGATGAGGAAGCTAAAGTCAAAGATAACTTCACCGAGATAAATGGCACCACTGTATCACCGCCAAAGACTGATGATCCTGTCGTTTACCACCTTGTTCGGGTATATCAATATGTGGAATGACTATTTCAATTGATATTAACTAACCTATTCGAGGATCAGCATTGTTTTACATCTTGGCAGTGAGATCCTCCAAGGATGGTTGTATAGTAAGGGAATTCCTGTTTTCAGAGTTTTTTGTGCTCCTTGTCGATGATGTCTTGATTTGTGCTCCTAGTGTGTGGGTTCTCGGTGATACGCCTGCCATGATCAGTCCAACTCTTGATTGATACGAAGTGTAGGCTTTGTTACTGTTTGAGTTGATTGGTAGTGTTATTGATGCCTTTTTTTGTTAGAAGTGCCACTTGATCCGCATTTTATCCCTTCTGTTGTTCTCACGGGGCAGAAATTTGATGGAGAACCGTttctttataaaattaattattggtttATGATCTTAAATTCAGGTTGTTGGAGATGGGACATTAGTTCCTGCAACAGCTGATCAAGTTATGACAGTAAAGGACTTACTTGATGATGACAAAATTGAAGGCCGAATAATTTCAGACACTGCACAAACTTTGAAATGTGCACACTCTGGATCTGATCTGAACACTCAGTTTAAAATATCAGAAGGTTCAccaatataaattttgattaattttctcattttttttgttttgtacttTCTGCGTGGCCTCTATAACCATAATTACTGGTGCACATGAGgtgcatgtttcatgaattgaattcagttcaaaGACAAAATACATTAATCTTTGTGTGTGAATGTTTTGTATCCCAGTTTACTTTTATAGATGGTTTCCATTTACTGAGTTTATGTTCAAAcaagcaatgtccttcttcacaGTTACATAAAATTTTACTTGCTCTTAATATGATGGGTGTTATTCCATTTTTCTGTGCTCCGTTGAGGGAGACTACTTCAATATAGATGCCTTCAACCCTCATGGGGAACACGAATTTTGTTTTAGTCAGCTAGCAAAAAGGCTCAAGCTTTTAGGGTTCATGACTTGTGAGTCATTTTCGACAGCATGTAACTGGCCACACTTCTTTATATGGACAAATTGGTGTTTAAAATTTGGAAGTGTCAGATCTGTGTTCAATGGGTTGACCTGACTGGAAAGGAGAAAGGGCATCAGTTGAAGTGTATGATATTTGACCTTACCGGTTGAAAAACAGGCTTCCACGCACATGCACAAGCTGTTACACTATGACATTACTTACAACTGTTATATTCCCACAAGGTTTCATGGCTATTACCCTGTTACCAGCGGTAAAACCCAATGCTCACGAGCTTGCTTATGTGGTAGTTACTTTGAGAAGTACTTGAGCAATATAAATTGGTCCATGTCTATATTTCTTTATAAGTTTTAGCGGCTAGAACTTTTTAGTTTCTCAGCAACCACATGTCAATTAGTGATGCTCTTATCGCCCATGAAACCCCTCGTAAACTAGTCGGTACTTTTTTCCTCCTGTTCTCTGCTAGTTTCGGTGAAAGAAGCTGGGGTTCATATGTTTCATTTTTCCCATCATATCCTATCCGACGACCGCCTTTTTTGAGTTGCTGAACCTTGTTTATTTTTTAGGCTTGCTACAACGTGAGAGCCTAGAAGTTGATGCTGGAGAACTGGGTCTGCCCCCTGACCTTGAAGTGGATTCTAAAAAAATGGATATTCGAGATGAGGTATTTGAGTTGGTGTTTCCTGAGATGTTTTTTTACTGATACTCCTACTTGGTTATTTGTGCAGTTAGTGGATATTGAATTTTTCGTGGTCAAATTGGGATATATTATGGAATGGAGAGGCCCAGATAGTTGTCTATTTTCTGCTTTATGTGACCTTATTCTTTCTCCTGTTACCACAAATTGTTATGCCATAATTATGATTCTCTTCAATTGTTCTACGTTTTGTATCAAAGATGGTTACACTATGATGACGGCTTCCGCTTTATTTTTACTCTACAGGAAAATATCCATCGGTTTACTAGTGATCGTGTTGTTGACCAGTCTAGACCTTCAGAGAAATGCTCAAAAATTTCTGGTTTGGGTGAGGATGGTTCCTCAACTTCTGCTATAGGTATTAGTATGATGCCTGATTTCTCTCTGTTGAAGGGGGAGATACACCTGGACAATCTGACTATGAAAGAACTCCAGGAGACATTCAAAGCAACTTTTGGAAGGGAAACTTCTGTGAAGGACAAGCGATGGCTTAAAAGGAGAATCATCATGGGATTGACTAATTCTTGTGATTTCTCGGTTACCACTCTTGTTATCACAGACAACAGGGTGGTAAAAAAAGGGAAAGGAGAAATTTGTAAGTGTGCGGGCCCCTGTGCTACAGTTGATTGTGTCGTTCAATCTTCACGGGAGGACTGTGAAAATTCAACCTGCTCTGATGACCAAAAGGCAATGCACTCAAACGGTAATAGAACAAATGTACAAAGTTTTACAACACAAGAAAATTGTGGGAGTAAAGATGGTAGTGCAGAAGAAAGACCTGCAAAAAGAGTTCGGAAGCCCACAAGACGATATATTGAAGAGCTTTCGGAAGGAGAACCCCGGGATTCTGATGCCAAAATAATTTCCTCCGGGAGGCAACCTCCTGCATGTAACCAACCATCAGCAAAAGTTCAGCTAATACCTGTTCAGACTGTTGTACAAGATGCAAAATGTCTCATGAGACAAGATTCATTAGGTGGTTCTGGAGTTCAGGTCCCATATGTCTCTCGAGTTCGACGTAGTCGTCCAAGGGAAAGCTTCATGACCCTCACGGTAATGAAACAATACCTCTTATTTAATATAGTTATgagtataataaataaatagtatAATTTTGTTGATGTGGATACTACTCAATTGTTATCTGCTGCCTGTTTACTTTTTTTAAATCTTGCATCCATGTGTAGCAGCCAAATTTCGATTCAACTTTTGCAGATATACTTCAATTGAGAGTGGTGATGAAAAAtgatgaataaaataattccaagtAGCTTGTTAGGCGGTTTTATTTACATGCTTTCTGCTGTGTAGAAACTACAGCTAAGTGACATCGGGTTGCCGACCAGTCTGGTGAAGAACAATGTTTCATGCAGTGAAAAACTTCGCAATGAAATAGTGGACAAGGTTTTTGAAGCTGGCTTATCTCCCAGATTGATTGAAGTGCCTGTAAGTAAACTTACTTAGCATGCTAAATGTAATTTCGGTCTACTTAATTTTCACTGATATTAAAAAGCTAAAAAGATTATACAGTTAACATGATTGGGCCTTATCAAATTATCTCAATAGACAGCTCTTTTGTCTGTTTGACAGATACCAAATATTGTTCTTCTGGATGTTATAGCAGTTTGCTCGAagtattttaaacattgaataaATTATTGAAAACTGTGTTTCATGGTGCAAATTGTTAGTGGTAAACAAAATCAATGCGAAAAGGTTGCAGGCTGTTTTGGTTTTAATTTggtatatcaaaagatatcattGCTTCTTCATATCTATTTATTTCACCTGTTATTGTTTGCTGTTTCTGCTTTATT contains:
- the LOC140829188 gene encoding uncharacterized protein isoform X3, which produces METVVDEEAKVKDNFTEINGTTVSPPKTDDPVVYHLVRVVGDGTLVPATADQVMTVKDLLDDDKIEGRIISDTAQTLKCAHSGSDLNTQFKISEGLLQRESLEVDAGELGLPPDLEVDSKKMDIRDEENIHRFTSDRVVDQSRPSEKCSKISGLGEDGSSTSAIGISMMPDFSLLKGEIHLDNLTMKELQETFKATFGRETSVKDKRWLKRRIIMGLTNSCDFSVTTLVITDNRVVKKGKGEICKCAGPCATVDCVVQSSREDCENSTCSDDQKAMHSNGNRTNVQSFTTQENCGSKDGSAEERPAKRVRKPTRRYIEELSEGEPRDSDAKIISSGRQPPACNQPSAKVQLIPVQTVVQDAKCLMRQDSLGGSGVQVPYVSRVRRSRPRESFMTLTLSDIGLPTSLVKNNVSCSEKLRNEIVDKVFEAGLSPRLIEVPVSFPEEGMPPTEKEVVHLEKEAVSQNVRPHTNGSDDKVVTVAKESGGTRRKHHRPWTLSEVVKLVEGVAKYGAGRWSEIKRAAFLSCSYRTSVDLKDKWRNLLRASLAELPARDGQIHASSRKNASIPIPAQILSRVRELADAPAQDPPSLGFDGNLHEWG
- the LOC140829188 gene encoding uncharacterized protein isoform X2, which translates into the protein METVVDEEAKVKDNFTEINGTTVSPPKTDDPVVYHLVRVVGDGTLVPATADQVMTVKDLLDDDKIEGRIISDTAQTLKCAHSGSDLNTQFKISEGLLQRESLEVDAGELGLPPDLEVDSKKMDIRDEENIHRFTSDRVVDQSRPSEKCSKISGLGEDGSSTSAIGISMMPDFSLLKGEIHLDNLTMKELQETFKATFGRETSVKDKRWLKRRIIMGLTNSCDFSVTTLVITDNRVVKKGKGEICKCAGPCATVDCVVQSSREDCENSTCSDDQKAMHSNGNRTNVQSFTTQENCGSKDGSAEERPAKRVRKPTRRYIEELSEGEPRDSDAKIISSGRQPPACNQPSAKVQLIPVQTVVQDAKCLMRQDSLGGSGVQVPYVSRVRRSRPRESFMTLTKLQLSDIGLPTSLVKNNVSCSEKLRNEIVDKVFEAGLSPRLIEVPVSFPEEGMPPTEKEVVHLEKEAVSQNVRPHTNGSDDKVVTVAKESGGTRRKHHRPWTLSEVVKLVEGVAKYGAGRWSEIKRAAFLSCSYRTSVDLKDKWRNLLRASLAELPARDGIHASSRKNASIPIPAQILSRVRELADAPAQDPPSLGFDGNLHEWG
- the LOC140829188 gene encoding uncharacterized protein isoform X1, translating into METVVDEEAKVKDNFTEINGTTVSPPKTDDPVVYHLVRVVGDGTLVPATADQVMTVKDLLDDDKIEGRIISDTAQTLKCAHSGSDLNTQFKISEGLLQRESLEVDAGELGLPPDLEVDSKKMDIRDEENIHRFTSDRVVDQSRPSEKCSKISGLGEDGSSTSAIGISMMPDFSLLKGEIHLDNLTMKELQETFKATFGRETSVKDKRWLKRRIIMGLTNSCDFSVTTLVITDNRVVKKGKGEICKCAGPCATVDCVVQSSREDCENSTCSDDQKAMHSNGNRTNVQSFTTQENCGSKDGSAEERPAKRVRKPTRRYIEELSEGEPRDSDAKIISSGRQPPACNQPSAKVQLIPVQTVVQDAKCLMRQDSLGGSGVQVPYVSRVRRSRPRESFMTLTKLQLSDIGLPTSLVKNNVSCSEKLRNEIVDKVFEAGLSPRLIEVPVSFPEEGMPPTEKEVVHLEKEAVSQNVRPHTNGSDDKVVTVAKESGGTRRKHHRPWTLSEVVKLVEGVAKYGAGRWSEIKRAAFLSCSYRTSVDLKDKWRNLLRASLAELPARDGQIHASSRKNASIPIPAQILSRVRELADAPAQDPPSLGFDGNLHEWG
- the LOC140829188 gene encoding uncharacterized protein isoform X4 is translated as METVVDEEAKVKDNFTEINGTTVSPPKTDDPVVYHLVRVVGDGTLVPATADQVMTVKDLLDDDKIEGRIISDTAQTLKCAHSGSDLNTQFKISEGLLQRESLEVDAGELGLPPDLEVDSKKMDIRDEENIHRFTSDRVVDQSRPSEKCSKISGLGEDGSSTSAIGISMMPDFSLLKGEIHLDNLTMKELQETFKATFGRETSVKDKRWLKRRIIMGLTNSCDFSVTTLVITDNRVCAGPCATVDCVVQSSREDCENSTCSDDQKAMHSNGNRTNVQSFTTQENCGSKDGSAEERPAKRVRKPTRRYIEELSEGEPRDSDAKIISSGRQPPACNQPSAKVQLIPVQTVVQDAKCLMRQDSLGGSGVQVPYVSRVRRSRPRESFMTLTKLQLSDIGLPTSLVKNNVSCSEKLRNEIVDKVFEAGLSPRLIEVPVSFPEEGMPPTEKEVVHLEKEAVSQNVRPHTNGSDDKVVTVAKESGGTRRKHHRPWTLSEVVKLVEGVAKYGAGRWSEIKRAAFLSCSYRTSVDLKDKWRNLLRASLAELPARDGQIHASSRKNASIPIPAQILSRVRELADAPAQDPPSLGFDGNLHEWG
- the LOC140829188 gene encoding uncharacterized protein isoform X5; translated protein: MTVKDLLDDDKIEGRIISDTAQTLKCAHSGSDLNTQFKISEGLLQRESLEVDAGELGLPPDLEVDSKKMDIRDEENIHRFTSDRVVDQSRPSEKCSKISGLGEDGSSTSAIGISMMPDFSLLKGEIHLDNLTMKELQETFKATFGRETSVKDKRWLKRRIIMGLTNSCDFSVTTLVITDNRVVKKGKGEICKCAGPCATVDCVVQSSREDCENSTCSDDQKAMHSNGNRTNVQSFTTQENCGSKDGSAEERPAKRVRKPTRRYIEELSEGEPRDSDAKIISSGRQPPACNQPSAKVQLIPVQTVVQDAKCLMRQDSLGGSGVQVPYVSRVRRSRPRESFMTLTKLQLSDIGLPTSLVKNNVSCSEKLRNEIVDKVFEAGLSPRLIEVPVSFPEEGMPPTEKEVVHLEKEAVSQNVRPHTNGSDDKVVTVAKESGGTRRKHHRPWTLSEVVKLVEGVAKYGAGRWSEIKRAAFLSCSYRTSVDLKDKWRNLLRASLAELPARDGQIHASSRKNASIPIPAQILSRVRELADAPAQDPPSLGFDGNLHEWG